A window of Haloarcula marismortui ATCC 43049 genomic DNA:
GGGAGCAAGCCGTGCATCGCGCCCAGTGCGACCATCCCCGGGCCGTCGACCCACCGGTCGACTCTGGCGACGAGCGACGCGGAGAGTCGCTGGAACAGGTCCCCGACCAGCGGTAGCGACCGGGCCACGTCGACGGCGCGGCCACGGGAGAGATACCCCAGCCCCACGGTGATGATAGCGAGCCCGACGAACACCCCGACGGCCCCCCGGACAGCGGTCCCGAGGCGCGCAAGGCCGGCGACGTCGTACAGCACACTGCCGGCAGCGCCAAGCACTGTCCCGACGAGCGCGTAGCTCAGCGTCCGTCCGGCGTTGAACAGCGCGTGCTGACGTATCTCGTGGCTTGATACTGGCCCGCCGTCGTCAAGTCTATCGGCGTAGGTGGTGACTAACGGTCCGCACATCCCGAGACAATGGACGCTCCCGACGAGCCCAAGCCCGACAAACGCCGCGAGGCCAGCCGTCTCACCGGAACTCAGCCCCGCCGTCCCGAACTGCATATCAGGCGAGACTCGACTCTGTCGGTTTTGTCATCAGGAACAGACTACCGGCAATGATGACGACACTGATCAGCGAAAGCGCGACGATGGTGCGGCCGGTTCCCTGCATATAGTACGCGACCGGCGCGAGTCCGAGCAGCGCCAGCAACGTTACGAGCCGAGGGCTTGACGCAGACATATCTGGCCGTACGTTAGAGGGAATATAAAAAGAAATGGGTCGTTCCTGACGACTGAAAACACCATCTGGGTTTTTTTAGGTAATCTGCTATTCTCCCAGATATGGTACGGCACGAAGCTAGAAGCAGCCAGCTGCCAGATTCGCACGACGCGGTGGGGGTGCGACAATGGCGCTGAGTCGGCGACAGTTCGTCGGTGCCGCAGCCGGGACAGCGGCGCTGGCCGCGACCGGCACGGCGACAGCACAGGAGGAACCGGACTACGGCGGCTGGTTCGACGACGTTTCGAACTACGACGGGACCGTCGACAAGCGAGGCCAGGACACCGTGACAATCACCGTCGGCGCGCAGGGCAACAACGGCGCGTTCGCCTTCGACCCGCCCGCGGTGATGGTCAGCCCAGGTACAGAGGTTGTCTGGGAATGGAACGGTGAAGGCGGCGGTCACAACGTCGTCTCGGACGGCGACGGGCCACTTGATTCCGGGAGCCCGGTCAGCGAGGCCGGAACGACCTACAGCCACACCTTCGAGTCGGAGGGAATGTTCAAATACGTCTGTGTCCCTCACGAAACGCTCGGGATGAAGGGTGCCGTCGTCGTTCGGCCCGGTGGCTCCGGTGACGGCGGCTCCGGCGGACAACAGCAGCAAGGCCCACCCGAGAACCCGGATTACGGCGGCTGGTTCGACGATGTTTCGAACTACGACGGAACGACCGTCGACAGGACCGACGCTGACAGCGTCGAGATATCGGTCGGCGCACAGGGCAACAACGGCGCGTTCGCCTTCGACCCGCCAGCGGTTCGGGTGACACCCGGCACCGAAGTGACGTGGACCTGGACCGGTGAAGGCGGCGGTCACAACGTCGTCTCGGACGGTGACGGCCCGCTTGAGTCCGGTGACCCGGTCAGCGAATCCGGGACCACATACAGCCATACCTTCGAAGAGATGGGCGTGTACAAGTACGTCTGTACACCCCACGAATCGCTCGGGATGAAGGGCGCTGTCGTTGTCGGTGGCCCGCTTGATGGTAGCGGTGGCGGCAGTGGGGGCGAAAGCGGACAGGAGGGTGGCGGTATCGAACTCTCCGGCCCGCAGTGGCTTCTCTCAGGCTCGGTCCTGCTGGCGTTCTTCTCGCCGCTGCTGTTTGCCGTTGCGATGCGACGCCGCCAGAACGGGCGGCCGCCACAGATGGGTGAAGGTGGCGAACTGCAGCGGGCAACCGGCCCGGAGCCGGTTGAAGAGGCTGCAGAGACTGAACCGGCCGTTGAGCTGGGCCACGACGAGTACGACCCGAAGGGAACAGCGGCGCTGGTCGCCTTCTACTTCGTGTTGATCGGCCTGCTGTGGGTGTTCATGTACTTTGTCGAGTTCCTTGGCCGTGTCTCAATAATCGGGTGATAGCATGCAGGTCCATAGATTCGAAAAAGTCTGGCTCGGTGCAGCGCTACTGCTCATCGTCGGGTTCATTGCGACCATCGCGTACGGCTCGGTCGGCGTTGGTGTCGGAATGGTCGACGATTCGGGCGGACAAATAAGTGCGGAAGCGGTACAGAACGGTAACACTGGGACTCAGTTCGACGACCCCGGTGTCGTTCAGACGGGCGAGGATAAGTACACCGTGTACGTCGTCGCCCGGCAGTTCCAGTTCGTTCCAGGAAGCGGTGACAATCCGGTTCAGGTGCCAGCAGGTGCCAACGTAACGTTCAGGGTGACCAGTGCAGACGTGGTGCACGGCTTCTCCGTGGTCGAAACCAACATCAACACGATGGTCATCCCGGGACAGGTCTCTGAGGTCTCGGCCCGGTTCAACGAACCCGGTACCTACGGGCTTATCTGCCACGAATACTGCGGGGCGGCCCATCACACGATGGGTGGCTCCGTCGAAGTGGTCCCGCCAGAGGAATACGATATGCAACAAGAGAACATTGACCAGTCTGCGGATGATGCACAGGCTCAGGAGGAAGCGGATCAGTAATGGTGTTCGTCGACTCCTATCCGAAAACGTCGAAGCTCGTCCGTAGCGAGTTCATTGTGGCATTCGCCGCCCTTGGAATCGGTGCGCTGTTTGGCATCATCCAGTCGCTTCACCGCACTGGCGTGTTCCGCGGGTTCATCAGTTCGGCGGACTACTACACGATCCTGACGGGCCACGGCGTCTTGCTGGCGCTCGTGTTCACCACGTTCTTCATCGCGGGGCTGTTCACGTGGGCTGTCGCTAACAGCCTCGAACGCGAGTTGCCACACCGCATCGCCTGGTCGGCCTTCTGGATAATGCTCACGGGAACAGTGCTTGCGGCCGTGTCCATCATCGGCGGTCTCGTCGGTGCGCCGTCGATTCTGGGTCACGACCTCAAAGCGGATGTGCTGTTTACCTTCTACGCCCCGATGAAGGCGCACCCGGCGTTCTACATCGGTGCCGCGCTCATTATCGTCGGCTCGTGGGTCGCCGGCCTCGCGTACTTCAAGGCGCTGTGGGAGTGGCGGTCTGAGAACCCGGGTGAGCGAATCCCGCTGCAGACGTTCATGGTCGTAACGACGATGCTGATGTGGTACGTCTCCACCAT
This region includes:
- a CDS encoding sulfite exporter TauE/SafE family protein; the encoded protein is MQFGTAGLSSGETAGLAAFVGLGLVGSVHCLGMCGPLVTTYADRLDDGGPVSSHEIRQHALFNAGRTLSYALVGTVLGAAGSVLYDVAGLARLGTAVRGAVGVFVGLAIITVGLGYLSRGRAVDVARSLPLVGDLFQRLSASLVARVDRWVDGPGMVALGAMHGLLPCPLLYPAFLYAFATGSAFTGGLSLAALGLGTFPLVFAYGTAFGTLSPGHRATLHRALGIVFIALALVPLSNGLAAFGIAIPKPPLPMPWT
- a CDS encoding halocyanin domain-containing protein codes for the protein MALSRRQFVGAAAGTAALAATGTATAQEEPDYGGWFDDVSNYDGTVDKRGQDTVTITVGAQGNNGAFAFDPPAVMVSPGTEVVWEWNGEGGGHNVVSDGDGPLDSGSPVSEAGTTYSHTFESEGMFKYVCVPHETLGMKGAVVVRPGGSGDGGSGGQQQQGPPENPDYGGWFDDVSNYDGTTVDRTDADSVEISVGAQGNNGAFAFDPPAVRVTPGTEVTWTWTGEGGGHNVVSDGDGPLESGDPVSESGTTYSHTFEEMGVYKYVCTPHESLGMKGAVVVGGPLDGSGGGSGGESGQEGGGIELSGPQWLLSGSVLLAFFSPLLFAVAMRRRQNGRPPQMGEGGELQRATGPEPVEEAAETEPAVELGHDEYDPKGTAALVAFYFVLIGLLWVFMYFVEFLGRVSIIG
- a CDS encoding cytochrome c oxidase subunit II codes for the protein MQVHRFEKVWLGAALLLIVGFIATIAYGSVGVGVGMVDDSGGQISAEAVQNGNTGTQFDDPGVVQTGEDKYTVYVVARQFQFVPGSGDNPVQVPAGANVTFRVTSADVVHGFSVVETNINTMVIPGQVSEVSARFNEPGTYGLICHEYCGAAHHTMGGSVEVVPPEEYDMQQENIDQSADDAQAQEEADQ